The Desmodus rotundus isolate HL8 chromosome 13, HLdesRot8A.1, whole genome shotgun sequence genome has a window encoding:
- the GPR18 gene encoding N-arachidonyl glycine receptor → MDRSSQVSCPPTNYKMTTSHNQAQPGSSNSSYPDEYKIATLVFYSCIFITGLFVNVTALWVFSCTTKKRTTVTIYMMNVALLDLIFIMSLPFKMFYYAKGEWPFGEYFCQILGALTMFYPSIALWLLAFISADRYMAIVQPKYAKELKKTYKAMLACVGVWIMTLTTTIPLLLLYEDPDKASTPATCLKISDIIHLKAINILNFTRLTFFFLIPLFIMIGCYLVIIHSLLHGRTSKLKPKVKEKSIRIIITLMVQVLICFVPFHICFAVLMLDGDENSYNPWGAFTTFLMNLSTCLDMILYYIVSKQFQARVISVMLYRNYLRSVRRKSFRSGSLRSLSNINSEML, encoded by the exons ATGGACAGGAG TTCCCAAGTGTCATGCCCACCAACAAACTATAAGATGACCACATCTCACAATCAAGCTCAACCTGGTTCTTCTAACAGCTCGTATCCAGACGAATACAAAATTGCAACCCTTGTCTTCTACAGCTGTATCTTCATAACTGGATTATTTGTTAATGTCACTGCCTTATGGGTTTTCAGTTGTACCACCAAGAAGAGAACCACTGTAACCATCTATATGATGAATGTGGCATTACTGGACCTAATATTTATAATGAGCTTaccctttaaaatgttttactatgCAAAAGGTGAATGGCCATTTGGAGAGTACTTCTGCCAGATTCTTGGGGCACTCACGATGTTTTATCCAAGTATTGCCCTATGGCTTCTTGCTTTTATTAGTGCTGACAGATACATGGCCATTGTACAGCCAAAAtatgccaaagaacttaaaaaaacatacaaagcCATGCTAGCATGTGTGGGAGTCTGGATAATGACACTAACAACTACCATCCCACTCCTACTGCTTTATGAAGACCCAGACAAAGCTTCCACCCCTGCCACCTGCCTGAAGATTTCTGACATCATCCACTTAAAAGCTATTAACATATTGAACTTCACTCgactgacattttttttcttgattcctCTGTTCATCATGATTGGTTGCTACCTGGTCATTATTCATAGTCTCCTTCATGGTAGGACATCTAAGCTGAAACCAAAAGTCAAGGAGAAGTCTATAAGGATCATCATCACGCTCATGGTACAGGTGCTCATTTGCTTTGTGCCTTTTCACATCTGTTTTGCTGTCCTGATGCTGGATGGGGACGAGAACAGTTACAATCCCTGGGGAGCCTTTACCACCTTCCTCATGAACCTCAGTACCTGTCTGGATATGATTCTGTACTACATTGTTTCAAAACAATTTCAGGCTCGAGTCATTAGTGTCATGCTATACCGCAATTACCTTCGAAGTGTGCGCAGAAAAAGCTTCCGATCGGGTAGTTTACGGTCACTAAGCAACATAAACAGTGAAAtgttatga